In Candidatus Nealsonbacteria bacterium DGGOD1a, one DNA window encodes the following:
- a CDS encoding Fic family protein, which yields MFNPKYNISPKLLEDIKRISVLVAQLNGRHFSQAVRAKFEQIAREVSAHASTSIEGNPLPLTEVKRILKSRPEHIRDTEKEVLNYNEALGYINGMFLSGGARFDLNLILKIQKIVTNGLAVDFHSGKLRQGAVFVNDPIARKMIYLPPDHQDVAGLMDDLLAFINGNAKKIDPLILAGIFHKAFVIIHPFIDGNGRTARLATKILLANLGLDTFNLFSFENYYNGNVSRYFQFVGEKGNYYDIKDAIDYTLWLEYFCDGIIDELIRVGDELQTSAITPESILKPHHQIILNYIKQNGHITDAIYSGLTARSKPSRINDFNKLIKLGRIERVGKSRSTIYKLN from the coding sequence ATGTTTAACCCAAAATATAATATTTCGCCCAAGCTTTTGGAGGATATCAAGCGGATTTCCGTTCTTGTGGCGCAACTTAACGGCCGCCATTTTTCGCAAGCGGTGCGGGCAAAGTTTGAGCAAATTGCCCGGGAAGTGTCGGCGCACGCGTCAACCAGCATTGAAGGCAATCCGTTGCCGTTAACCGAAGTGAAAAGAATTTTGAAATCCCGGCCGGAGCATATCCGCGACACCGAAAAGGAAGTGCTTAATTATAATGAAGCTCTTGGCTATATCAACGGAATGTTTTTATCGGGCGGCGCGAGATTTGATTTGAATTTGATTTTAAAGATACAAAAAATCGTTACTAACGGCCTTGCGGTGGATTTTCATTCGGGAAAATTGCGGCAAGGGGCGGTTTTCGTTAATGATCCGATCGCGCGAAAGATGATATATTTGCCGCCCGACCATCAAGATGTTGCCGGTTTGATGGATGATTTGTTGGCGTTTATCAATGGCAACGCGAAAAAAATCGATCCGCTGATTTTGGCCGGCATTTTTCATAAAGCATTCGTTATTATTCATCCATTTATCGATGGCAATGGCCGCACCGCGCGGTTGGCGACAAAAATTTTGCTGGCAAATTTGGGATTGGACACTTTCAATCTTTTCAGTTTCGAAAATTATTACAACGGCAATGTTTCAAGATATTTTCAATTTGTCGGCGAAAAAGGCAATTATTACGACATTAAAGACGCGATTGATTACACTTTGTGGCTGGAATATTTTTGCGATGGGATCATCGATGAATTGATAAGAGTGGGCGATGAATTGCAAACTTCGGCGATTACGCCCGAAAGCATATTGAAGCCGCATCATCAAATTATTTTGAATTACATCAAGCAAAACGGGCACATAACGGATGCGATTTATTCCGGTTTGACGGCCCGGTCAAAACCGTCGCGCATCAACGATTTCAACAAGCTGATCAAGCTCGGCAGGATCGAGCGCGTCGGCAAAAGCCGGTCCACTATTTACAAGTTAAATTAG
- a CDS encoding class I tRNA ligase family protein: MEQNFNRREERIVKFWREFKIFEKSVARAPKKRRDFVFYEGPPTANARPGIHHLETRVFKDMVCRYKTMAGFRVERRAGWDTHGLPVELQIEKKLNLHNKKEIEQYGIKEFNKQCRDSVFEQIKEWRALTERVGYWLDMDNAYITYDSKYMESVWFILKTAWEKKLMFQDYKVVPYCPRCGTALSSHEVAQGYKKVKELSIFVKFRVVNPEIKDTSLLVWTTTPWTLPANVAAAVNPKMDYVKAKPKDAAAGFLILAKSRFGVLGENYEIVEEMKGDKLAGLRYQAVYPVPDESKKTIYKVIAANFVSLEDGSGIVHIAPAFGAEDMEAIRSQNKKLRAENLPEFPVVMNVGEDGAFTFDSAKWAGMFVKDADSPIIKDLEERGLLFKSELYEHDYPFCWRCKTPLLYYAKKSWFIEMTRLRDDLIKNNQTINWVPGYLKDGRFGEWLREVKDWAISRDRYWGTPLPAWKCECGHTQIMGSIRDLLDCRYSNNRYIIFRHGHSARQVKKISSSWPEPEPLPLTEQGKKKVGANAKKLAKGKIDLIISSDLLRAKETAQIISQATGAKIVYDKRLRELNVGALNGQDPKLFWDFINAEPDCLNAKPRRGESLIALRRRVYEFISDIDKKYENKTIVFVSHEMPLTILEWTLEGMELGTIVNGRHSGKIKKIDTGAFRPIDYKELPFNDRMELDLHRPYIDQVTPICPECNAKMRRTPEVLDCWLDSGSMPFAQIGWPRGKNQSKNKPPKLFPADFISEAIDQTRGWFYTLLSVSAVLGFGASYKNVVSLGHVLDEKGEKMSKSKGNVIDPREMIEKYCADAVRWYFYTVNDPGDPKLYNEKDLDQAVKKFLLTFWNCHIFLQTYAPGIKAPKTVAPAHVLDRWIVSRLNETIMLVGGLLEKYDIAPAARALESFAINDLSLWYVRRSRRRLQQPVNPAELKQAAKIFAHVLANLAKITAPFTPFLSEEIHQKLSGNDFAKPKSVHLEEWPQVSEKLIDKNLGVQMARVRELVAAALAERAKRGVKVRQPLAKMIVAGKPLDEELIGLLAGEVNVKAIEFNPESKTPMEFDWTITPALEEEGNVRETMRQIQELRKTAKFTPGDKIVIYVQAEGELKLAIEKNQSMMAKETKAVGIEFGKPAKPAAQIEAKVGGRPLWIGIKKC, translated from the coding sequence ATGGAACAAAATTTTAATCGGCGGGAGGAAAGAATCGTTAAATTTTGGCGGGAGTTTAAAATTTTTGAAAAATCCGTGGCGCGCGCACCCAAGAAACGCCGGGATTTTGTGTTTTACGAAGGGCCGCCCACGGCCAACGCGCGGCCGGGGATACATCATTTGGAAACGCGCGTATTCAAGGATATGGTCTGCCGCTACAAGACCATGGCGGGGTTTCGGGTTGAGCGCCGCGCCGGATGGGACACGCACGGGTTGCCGGTGGAATTGCAGATCGAGAAGAAATTAAATCTTCACAACAAAAAAGAGATTGAACAATACGGCATCAAGGAATTCAACAAACAATGCCGCGATTCGGTTTTTGAGCAGATCAAGGAATGGCGCGCGCTGACCGAGCGCGTCGGTTATTGGCTGGATATGGATAACGCCTATATCACTTACGATTCCAAATATATGGAGTCGGTGTGGTTTATTTTGAAAACCGCTTGGGAAAAGAAATTGATGTTCCAGGATTACAAAGTGGTGCCGTATTGCCCGCGTTGCGGCACGGCGCTTTCCAGCCACGAAGTGGCGCAAGGTTATAAAAAAGTCAAAGAACTTTCCATATTCGTGAAATTCCGGGTGGTCAATCCCGAAATCAAAGACACTTCGCTTTTGGTTTGGACCACCACGCCCTGGACATTGCCGGCCAATGTGGCCGCGGCGGTCAATCCCAAAATGGATTATGTGAAAGCCAAGCCGAAGGATGCCGCCGCCGGATTTTTGATTTTGGCGAAAAGCCGGTTTGGAGTTTTGGGCGAAAATTATGAAATCGTCGAGGAAATGAAGGGCGATAAATTGGCGGGCTTGCGCTATCAGGCGGTTTATCCGGTGCCCGACGAATCGAAAAAAACGATTTACAAAGTGATCGCCGCGAATTTCGTTTCTTTGGAGGACGGTTCGGGAATCGTGCACATCGCGCCGGCGTTCGGCGCCGAGGATATGGAAGCGATCCGTTCGCAGAACAAAAAATTGCGCGCCGAAAATTTGCCGGAGTTTCCGGTGGTGATGAATGTGGGCGAAGACGGCGCGTTTACTTTTGACAGCGCCAAGTGGGCGGGGATGTTTGTCAAAGACGCCGATTCGCCGATCATCAAAGATTTGGAAGAACGCGGATTGCTGTTTAAATCCGAACTTTACGAGCATGATTATCCGTTTTGCTGGCGCTGTAAAACGCCGTTGTTGTATTACGCCAAAAAGAGCTGGTTTATCGAAATGACCAGGCTGCGGGACGATTTGATCAAAAACAACCAAACGATTAACTGGGTGCCGGGCTATCTGAAGGACGGGCGTTTCGGAGAATGGCTGCGCGAAGTCAAGGATTGGGCGATTTCCCGCGACCGTTATTGGGGCACGCCTCTGCCGGCATGGAAGTGCGAATGCGGCCATACTCAAATAATGGGTTCGATTCGCGATCTGCTGGACTGCCGTTATTCAAACAATCGATATATTATTTTTCGGCACGGCCATTCGGCGCGGCAGGTAAAAAAGATTTCCAGTTCGTGGCCCGAGCCCGAACCGCTGCCGCTCACCGAACAGGGGAAAAAGAAAGTCGGCGCCAACGCCAAGAAATTGGCCAAGGGGAAAATCGATCTGATCATTTCTTCGGATTTGCTGCGGGCGAAAGAAACCGCTCAAATAATTTCCCAAGCCACGGGCGCCAAAATCGTTTATGACAAGCGGTTGCGCGAACTCAATGTGGGCGCGTTGAACGGCCAGGACCCGAAACTGTTTTGGGATTTCATCAATGCCGAGCCCGATTGTTTGAATGCCAAACCGCGAAGAGGAGAAAGTTTGATCGCGCTGCGCCGCCGGGTTTATGAATTTATTTCCGATATCGACAAGAAATATGAAAACAAAACCATTGTTTTCGTGTCGCACGAAATGCCCCTGACAATTTTGGAATGGACGCTGGAAGGGATGGAACTGGGAACAATTGTCAACGGCCGCCATTCCGGAAAAATTAAAAAAATCGACACCGGCGCTTTTCGGCCGATCGATTATAAAGAATTGCCCTTTAACGATCGGATGGAACTTGATTTGCATCGGCCTTATATCGATCAAGTGACGCCGATCTGTCCGGAATGCAACGCCAAAATGCGGCGCACGCCCGAAGTGCTTGACTGCTGGCTTGATTCGGGTTCAATGCCTTTCGCGCAGATAGGCTGGCCGCGGGGCAAAAATCAATCAAAAAATAAACCGCCAAAATTATTCCCCGCGGATTTTATTTCCGAAGCGATTGATCAGACGCGCGGCTGGTTTTACACTTTGCTCTCGGTATCCGCGGTTTTGGGATTCGGCGCGTCCTATAAAAATGTGGTTTCGCTGGGGCATGTTTTGGATGAAAAGGGCGAAAAGATGTCCAAATCCAAAGGCAATGTGATCGATCCGCGGGAAATGATCGAGAAATATTGCGCCGACGCGGTGCGCTGGTATTTCTACACGGTTAACGATCCGGGCGATCCAAAACTTTACAACGAAAAAGATTTGGATCAGGCGGTTAAAAAGTTTTTGCTGACATTCTGGAATTGCCATATTTTCCTCCAGACTTACGCGCCCGGGATCAAAGCGCCCAAAACCGTCGCCCCGGCGCATGTGCTGGACCGGTGGATTGTTTCACGGCTGAATGAAACAATAATGCTTGTCGGCGGCCTTCTTGAGAAATACGATATCGCTCCCGCGGCGCGGGCGCTTGAATCGTTTGCGATCAATGATCTGTCGTTGTGGTATGTGAGGCGGTCGCGCCGGCGTTTGCAGCAGCCGGTAAATCCGGCCGAGTTGAAACAGGCGGCCAAGATATTCGCCCATGTGCTGGCGAATTTGGCCAAAATCACCGCGCCGTTTACGCCATTTTTGAGCGAGGAAATCCATCAGAAATTAAGCGGCAATGATTTTGCCAAACCCAAATCGGTGCATTTGGAAGAATGGCCCCAAGTTTCGGAAAAATTAATCGACAAAAACCTTGGCGTACAAATGGCGCGGGTGCGCGAGTTGGTGGCCGCGGCTTTGGCCGAGCGCGCCAAGCGGGGCGTCAAGGTGCGCCAGCCGCTGGCAAAAATGATCGTTGCCGGAAAACCGCTGGATGAAGAATTGATCGGTTTGCTGGCGGGCGAAGTGAATGTGAAAGCAATCGAATTCAATCCGGAATCAAAGACGCCGATGGAATTCGACTGGACGATCACCCCCGCGCTGGAAGAGGAGGGCAATGTGCGGGAAACAATGCGCCAGATACAGGAATTGCGTAAAACCGCCAAGTTTACGCCCGGCGACAAGATCGTCATTTATGTCCAAGCGGAGGGAGAATTGAAGCTCGCGATCGAGAAAAATCAATCAATGATGGCCAAGGAAACCAAAGCCGTCGGGATCGAATTCGGAAAGCCGGCCAAGCCGGCCGCGCAAATCGAAGCCAAGGTCGGCGGCCGGCCGCTATGGATCGGCATTAAAAAATGTTAA
- the recO gene encoding DNA repair protein RecO, whose protein sequence is MFTHYRTQGVIIKKIDRGEADQLLVVYTKDFGRVEVTARGIRKITSKLRPAVEFASVAEIEFIQGKTCKTLTDALIMNLLADSRKDLRKSAALRRICGFAEETIKDRQEDSRIWGLLRSALFFVESADAGCAAAICHYFVWHLLDVAGWRPDFGGEARFDGRPEPNERSIGVQTLALAKFFCDANIERGSLMRLTDRQNDLLLAAARNHLAAVTK, encoded by the coding sequence ATGTTCACGCATTATCGGACGCAGGGAGTGATTATTAAAAAAATCGATCGGGGTGAGGCGGATCAGCTTCTGGTTGTTTACACCAAAGATTTTGGCCGGGTCGAGGTGACGGCGCGGGGGATTCGCAAGATCACTTCCAAATTGCGTCCGGCGGTCGAATTCGCTTCCGTTGCCGAGATTGAATTTATCCAGGGGAAAACTTGCAAAACATTGACTGATGCGTTAATTATGAATTTATTGGCGGATTCGCGGAAAGATTTGCGAAAATCAGCCGCTTTGCGCCGGATATGCGGTTTTGCGGAAGAAACAATCAAGGATCGGCAAGAAGATTCGCGGATATGGGGATTGTTGCGTTCGGCGCTGTTTTTCGTTGAATCCGCCGATGCCGGATGCGCCGCGGCGATTTGCCACTATTTCGTTTGGCATTTGTTGGATGTGGCCGGTTGGCGGCCCGATTTTGGAGGCGAAGCTCGCTTTGACGGGCGGCCGGAGCCAAACGAGCGAAGCATCGGGGTTCAAACCTTGGCGCTGGCGAAATTTTTTTGCGATGCCAATATCGAGCGCGGCAGTTTGATGCGGCTGACCGACCGGCAAAACGATTTGTTGCTGGCGGCGGCGCGCAACCATTTGGCGGCGGTTACCAAATAA
- a CDS encoding type II secretion system GspH family protein, with translation MPDFFAKLKTNKNGFTLIELLVVISIIGVLSGMVLVAMGGTRAQARDARRMSDMRQIVLALQMYHAKYERFPAISGDACCDGWDQGPCNDGNNNSFIGALETEGLLATPVDPAGGSGTGCYGYRYYVYPAGYTGCDLARGNFFVLGITDMETSVGRHPASPGWNCPSRNWQNEFEWVAGAFEK, from the coding sequence ATGCCGGATTTTTTTGCCAAGTTAAAAACAAACAAGAATGGTTTTACTTTAATCGAACTTTTGGTGGTAATTTCCATCATCGGTGTGTTATCGGGGATGGTGTTGGTGGCGATGGGAGGTACCCGGGCGCAAGCGCGCGACGCGCGGCGGATGAGCGATATGCGGCAGATTGTGCTGGCGCTTCAGATGTATCACGCCAAATATGAAAGATTTCCCGCGATTTCCGGCGACGCGTGTTGCGATGGCTGGGACCAGGGGCCGTGCAACGACGGCAATAACAATTCGTTCATCGGCGCGCTGGAAACCGAAGGATTGCTGGCGACTCCGGTTGATCCGGCGGGCGGCTCCGGAACCGGTTGCTACGGCTATCGTTATTATGTATATCCTGCGGGATATACGGGTTGCGACTTGGCGCGCGGGAATTTCTTTGTCTTGGGAATTACCGATATGGAAACCAGCGTTGGGCGGCATCCGGCAAGCCCGGGGTGGAATTGCCCGAGCCGGAACTGGCAGAATGAATTTGAGTGGGTTGCCGGCGCGTTTGAAAAATAA
- a CDS encoding prepilin-type N-terminal cleavage/methylation domain-containing protein, with translation MPRETGFGEVGFCVTAGRGRMFELFAKLKPCKDGFTLIELLVVISIIGTLSGMVLVAMGGVRAQARDARRVSDITQIRKALELYYADNNQYPSSGGTGAVQPNTGWSNSRDEVWHSLSLTNSLAYQLKPYLSLPQDPLNSGSNWQTYYYSYYSRSYGCDRQWYMLVYKLEKMPMQSPGITACNGTTFNYSGTITVGMRQNNF, from the coding sequence GTGCCGCGGGAAACCGGATTCGGCGAAGTCGGGTTTTGCGTGACCGCGGGGCGAGGGCGGATGTTCGAGCTTTTTGCCAAGTTAAAACCATGCAAGGACGGTTTTACCCTGATCGAACTTCTGGTGGTGATTTCCATCATCGGCACGCTGTCGGGGATGGTGCTGGTGGCGATGGGAGGTGTTCGGGCGCAGGCGCGGGACGCGCGGCGGGTGAGTGATATCACCCAAATCCGCAAGGCGCTGGAATTATATTATGCCGATAATAACCAATATCCGTCTTCGGGCGGAACCGGTGCGGTACAACCCAATACCGGATGGTCAAACAGCCGGGATGAAGTTTGGCATTCGCTTTCTTTGACGAATTCATTGGCCTATCAATTAAAACCTTATCTTTCTTTACCTCAGGATCCTTTAAATAGCGGGTCGAATTGGCAAACATATTATTATTCTTATTATTCAAGAAGTTATGGATGCGACCGCCAATGGTATATGCTTGTGTATAAGCTTGAAAAAATGCCGATGCAAAGCCCGGGAATAACCGCGTGCAATGGCACAACATTCAATTATTCAGGCACAATCACAGTCGGAATGCGCCAGAATAATTTTTAA
- a CDS encoding S1 RNA-binding domain-containing protein, whose amino-acid sequence MTKETPKSSIAPVASINPPKVGEIVKGTVIVQERSSLFVDLGAIGTGIVYGKEFYEIKDRLKDINEGDSISAKISSLENEDGYIELSVSGATRKLVWDELKDSLENRTPVTIKIMGANKGGLIAKVAGLPAFLPVSQLASAHYPKVMGGDPDKILKELQKFVGTDLSVRILNLKPKTGEIILSEKMAEIEMREERLKKYQIGQEIEGDVTGVMEFGIFVRFGAENIEGLIPVAQIPEKLAQNLSENFKIGGKTKAKIIEISNGKVFLSLKEENGEK is encoded by the coding sequence ATGACAAAAGAAACACCTAAAAGCAGCATCGCTCCTGTTGCTTCAATTAATCCTCCGAAGGTCGGAGAAATTGTTAAAGGAACGGTTATCGTCCAGGAGCGTTCGTCCCTTTTCGTGGACTTGGGCGCGATCGGCACCGGCATCGTTTACGGCAAGGAATTTTACGAAATCAAAGACCGCCTGAAGGATATCAACGAAGGCGATTCCATTTCGGCAAAGATTTCCAGCCTGGAAAACGAAGACGGATACATTGAATTATCGGTCAGCGGCGCCACGCGCAAATTGGTTTGGGACGAATTGAAAGACAGCTTGGAAAACCGCACTCCGGTCACAATCAAGATCATGGGCGCCAACAAAGGCGGTTTGATCGCCAAAGTTGCCGGACTGCCGGCGTTTTTGCCCGTATCCCAGCTGGCCAGCGCGCATTACCCCAAAGTTATGGGCGGCGATCCGGACAAGATATTGAAAGAACTTCAAAAATTCGTGGGTACCGACCTTTCGGTGCGGATTTTAAACCTCAAACCCAAAACCGGCGAGATTATCCTGTCGGAAAAAATGGCCGAGATCGAAATGCGCGAAGAACGACTGAAGAAATACCAAATCGGCCAGGAAATCGAAGGCGATGTCACCGGCGTGATGGAATTCGGCATCTTTGTGCGTTTCGGCGCGGAAAACATCGAAGGCCTGATTCCGGTGGCGCAAATTCCGGAAAAACTCGCCCAGAATCTCTCGGAAAACTTCAAGATCGGCGGCAAAACCAAAGCCAAGATCATCGAAATCAGCAACGGCAAAGTGTTCCTCTCCTTGAAAGAAGAAAACGGAGAAAAATAA
- a CDS encoding glycine--tRNA ligase, with product MDYLQNIISLAKRRGFVFPSSEIYGGFAAVYDYGHYGTLLKNNIRDAWWRHMVQLRDDVVGLDSAIFMHPTTWLASGHVDSFDDPQVDCKKCKARWRADHILEQFGVSADKQPLEFLNAELDKLRSEKKLKCANCGSTDLTAAKRFSLMVKSNLGSPTDALSEENVVYLRPETCGGIYLEYKNTVDTARVKLPFGIAQIGKAFRNEIVARQFIFRTREFEQMEMQYFLHPSMMKEKYDDWKQTRWSWYLNYGMDEGDIRWYKHEKLAHYASEAYDIEYNFKALGGYKEVEGIHARGDWDLSQHSKFSGADLSYADPQSGEKFIPHIMETSVGLNRLFFMFLDKAYTEEEVNGETRVVLKFDKRLAPIKVAVFPLLKNKPELVAKAREIYEALREEFMCEFDDSGNIGKRYRRQDEIGTPYCVTVDFDSLAGDDATVRDRDTMAQARVKTNLLADYIKRGLYSE from the coding sequence ATGGATTACTTGCAAAATATAATTTCATTGGCCAAGCGGCGCGGATTTGTGTTTCCGTCCTCGGAAATATACGGGGGTTTTGCCGCGGTTTATGACTACGGCCATTATGGCACGCTTTTGAAAAACAACATTCGCGACGCGTGGTGGCGGCATATGGTGCAGTTGCGCGACGATGTCGTGGGTTTGGACAGCGCGATTTTTATGCATCCGACGACATGGCTCGCGTCCGGGCATGTGGACAGTTTCGACGATCCGCAAGTCGATTGCAAAAAATGCAAAGCCCGCTGGCGCGCCGATCATATTTTAGAGCAATTCGGCGTGTCGGCCGACAAACAGCCGCTGGAATTTCTCAATGCCGAATTGGACAAACTGCGGAGCGAAAAAAAACTCAAATGCGCCAATTGCGGGTCGACGGATTTAACCGCGGCAAAAAGATTTTCATTGATGGTCAAGTCGAATCTGGGATCTCCCACCGACGCGTTGAGCGAAGAAAATGTGGTTTATTTGCGGCCGGAAACCTGCGGCGGCATTTATTTGGAATATAAAAACACTGTTGACACGGCGCGGGTGAAGCTGCCGTTTGGCATCGCGCAAATCGGCAAGGCGTTCCGCAACGAGATCGTGGCGCGGCAGTTTATTTTCCGCACGCGCGAGTTTGAACAGATGGAGATGCAGTATTTTTTGCATCCGTCGATGATGAAAGAAAAATATGACGATTGGAAACAAACTCGTTGGAGCTGGTATTTAAATTATGGGATGGATGAAGGCGATATCCGCTGGTACAAGCACGAAAAATTGGCGCATTATGCCAGCGAGGCATACGACATTGAATATAATTTTAAAGCGCTGGGCGGATACAAGGAAGTGGAGGGTATCCACGCGCGCGGCGATTGGGATTTGAGCCAGCATTCCAAATTTTCCGGCGCTGATTTGAGTTATGCCGATCCTCAAAGCGGCGAAAAATTCATTCCCCACATTATGGAAACTTCCGTGGGTTTGAACCGGCTGTTTTTTATGTTTTTGGACAAAGCCTATACCGAAGAGGAAGTTAACGGAGAAACGCGCGTAGTTCTTAAATTCGACAAACGGCTCGCGCCGATTAAAGTTGCCGTGTTTCCGTTGTTGAAGAACAAACCCGAGCTTGTCGCCAAAGCGCGTGAAATTTATGAAGCGTTGCGCGAGGAATTTATGTGCGAGTTTGACGACTCCGGCAATATCGGCAAACGCTATCGCCGCCAGGACGAGATTGGCACGCCCTATTGTGTAACCGTGGATTTTGATTCGCTTGCCGGCGACGATGCCACGGTGCGCGATCGCGACACCATGGCGCAGGCGCGCGTTAAGACGAATTTGCTTGCCGATTATATCAAGCGCGGGTTATATTCGGAATAA
- the ftsH gene encoding ATP-dependent zinc metalloprotease FtsH, whose translation MTGFFKNFALVVVFLALIAGLFSLSSPKTEDPKQISLSQLVLDINQSKVKDVAVTDNTLAITYNDDTPPATAEKEIDSSLSQTLVNLGADKASLEKINFESKQDTSIWTWLAPLLLGSVLPLLVFVIILMLIFRQAKGNAMQAFDFTKAKTRILGGGNPKEKTTFNDVAGLKEAKEELNEIIDFLKNPEKYLKMGAKIPRGVLLMGLPGTGKTLLAKAIANEANVPFFSISGSEFIELFVGVGASRVRSLFEQAHKVKRAIIFIDEIDSIGKVRGVGLTGGHEEREQTLNQILAEMDGIESGEGIIVMGATNRPEYLDPALLRPGRFDRRIVLDLPDANDREAVLNIHCRQKPLAKDVKLREVAERTPGFSGADLANVVNEAALLAAKRDKTEIFQTEFLESIEKVMLGPEKRSHLLSKDEKKIAAYHESGHALVSSSLPGAEPVRKISIISRGMAAGYTLKTPTEEKKLRTKNDFIAEIAMLLGGLTAEIIIFGQSSTGASNDLKVASKIARKMVKEYGMSPLGSIVFGEKEELAFLGREFEGQRNYSEQVAAKIDEEVAKIINESQELARKTLAEKRDILEKIAQKLIEKETIEKEEYETLIGIVKK comes from the coding sequence ATGACTGGTTTCTTCAAAAATTTCGCGCTCGTAGTCGTGTTTCTGGCGCTTATCGCCGGGCTGTTTTCGTTGTCTTCGCCGAAAACCGAAGACCCCAAACAAATATCCCTTTCCCAATTGGTTTTGGACATCAACCAGTCAAAAGTGAAAGATGTCGCGGTTACCGACAATACCCTGGCGATAACCTACAACGACGACACTCCCCCGGCGACCGCGGAAAAAGAAATCGATTCCTCGCTCTCGCAAACCTTGGTTAATCTGGGCGCCGACAAAGCAAGCCTGGAAAAGATAAACTTTGAATCAAAACAAGATACAAGTATTTGGACATGGCTGGCTCCGCTTTTATTGGGCAGCGTTCTGCCCCTGCTGGTTTTTGTCATTATCCTGATGCTGATATTCCGCCAGGCAAAAGGCAACGCCATGCAGGCTTTTGATTTCACCAAAGCCAAAACCAGAATACTGGGCGGCGGCAACCCGAAAGAAAAAACCACCTTCAACGATGTCGCCGGATTGAAAGAGGCCAAAGAAGAATTGAACGAAATCATCGACTTTTTGAAAAACCCGGAAAAATATCTGAAAATGGGCGCGAAAATCCCGCGCGGAGTTTTATTGATGGGATTGCCCGGCACCGGCAAAACCTTGCTGGCCAAAGCCATCGCCAATGAAGCCAATGTGCCGTTCTTCTCGATTTCCGGTTCGGAATTCATCGAACTTTTCGTGGGCGTGGGCGCCAGCCGCGTGCGCAGCTTGTTTGAACAAGCGCACAAAGTAAAACGAGCGATCATTTTCATCGACGAAATCGACTCCATCGGCAAAGTGCGCGGCGTGGGTTTGACCGGCGGGCACGAAGAACGCGAACAAACTTTAAACCAGATATTGGCGGAAATGGACGGCATCGAAAGCGGCGAAGGCATTATTGTTATGGGCGCCACCAACCGGCCCGAATATCTGGATCCGGCGTTATTGCGCCCCGGACGGTTTGACCGCCGCATCGTTTTGGACCTGCCCGACGCCAACGACCGCGAAGCGGTTTTAAATATCCACTGCCGCCAAAAGCCTTTGGCCAAAGATGTCAAACTGCGCGAGGTTGCCGAACGCACTCCGGGTTTTTCCGGCGCGGACCTGGCCAATGTGGTTAATGAAGCGGCCTTGCTGGCGGCAAAGCGCGACAAAACCGAAATATTCCAAACCGAATTCCTGGAATCGATCGAAAAAGTGATGCTGGGACCGGAAAAAAGAAGCCATTTGCTTTCAAAAGACGAGAAAAAAATCGCCGCGTACCACGAATCCGGCCACGCGCTGGTTTCATCTTCCCTGCCCGGAGCCGAACCGGTGCGCAAAATTTCCATCATTTCGCGCGGAATGGCCGCCGGCTACACTTTAAAAACTCCGACCGAAGAAAAGAAATTGCGCACCAAAAATGATTTTATCGCCGAAATCGCCATGCTTTTGGGCGGTTTGACCGCCGAAATCATAATTTTCGGGCAATCATCGACGGGCGCGTCCAATGACTTGAAAGTCGCTTCAAAAATCGCCCGAAAAATGGTAAAAGAATACGGGATGTCGCCGCTGGGATCGATTGTTTTCGGCGAAAAAGAAGAATTGGCGTTTCTGGGCCGGGAATTCGAAGGCCAGCGCAATTATTCCGAACAGGTGGCGGCCAAGATTGACGAAGAAGTGGCCAAAATAATCAACGAAAGCCAGGAGTTGGCGCGAAAGACCCTGGCGGAAAAGCGCGATATTCTGGAAAAAATCGCTCAAAAACTGATCGAAAAAGAAACCATCGAAAAAGAAGAATACGAAACACTTATCGGAATTGTAAAAAAATAA